From the genome of Corallococcus macrosporus DSM 14697:
GGCACCAGGTGGGTGAAGGCCTCGCGGTCCAACACCTTGCGTTCAATGAGCAAATCCCTCAGGGCCACGAGCCGCTCCTTCTCGCGCCGGAGGATATCCCGGGCCCGGGCGCGCTGGACGGCCAGCACCTCCTGGATGGCGGCCTCCAGCGTGCTCCGCGTCGCGTCGGACAGGGCGTGCCGCTCCGCCTGCCGCCCCGGCGCGTCATAGCGGCGCACGGGCACGCCGTCGCCGCCCATGCCCAGGTCCTCCACCAGCTCGCGCGCAATCTCCGTGGCGCGCTCCAGGTCATGCGCGCTGCCCAGGGAGAGGTCATCCAGCAGCAGCGCCTCCGCCTCCCGGCCGCCGAAGAGCATGCAGATGCTGTCGAGCAACTGGCCTCGCGTGACGACGTAGCGGTGCGCCGGGTCCGCGTACTGCACGTGGCCCAGCGAGCCCGCCAGGTCGCCCCGGATGCTGATGCGGTCAATCGCGGGCGCGTGCTCGCAGAAGAGGGCGCACACCGCGTGGCCCGCCTCGTGGGTGGCCACCACGCGCTCCTCGGTGGGCGTCAGCTCCGGCCGGTCCAGGAACTCCGTGAGGGCGCGCTCCACGTCCACCGCCTCGGTGGGGCCCTGGGCGCCTTCGCGCAGCCGCCGCCGCGCGAGCGCCCGGCACAGCGCCTGGATGTGGTCACCGGAGAAGCGCGTGCCGGTGCCCTCCACCCGGTCGCCCGTGCGCTTCACCGCGTAGTCCAGCGCGCGCTCCGTCATCTCCAGGCCCAGCTTCTGGTCGTAGATGGACAGGATGGCGCGCCGGTCCGCGCTGTTGGGGTAGGGGATGCAGAGCTGGAACTCGAAGCGGCCCGGGCGCAGCAGCGCCGGGTCCAGGGACTCCACGAAGTTGGTGGTGCCCACCACGAAGACGAGCTCCTCCTTGCGGAACCCGTCCATCTCCGTGAGGAGCTGGTTCACCATGGAGTGCTCCACGCCCGAGCCGGTGTACGTGCCACGCGCCGACGCGAAGGAGTCCAGCTCGTCGAAGACGATGATGCTGGGCGCCGCCTGCCGCGCGCGGACGAAGATCTGGCGGAGGTTCTCCTCGCTCTCGCCCACCCAGCGGCTCTTGAGCTCGGGGCCGCTCACCACCTGGACGGCCGCGCCCAGCGCGGAGGCCATGGCCTTGGCGAAGAGCGTCTTGCCGGTGCCGGGCGGGCCCCAGAAGATCATCCCGCGCGGAAGCAGCGCCTCCACGCGCTTCACGGCCTCCGGGTCGCTCAGCGTGTCCTTGTGGGACAGGACGTCCAGAAGCTCCTGCTGGAGCCGCTGCTTCACCTTGGCGTAGCCGCCGATGTCCGCGTGCAGCTCCAGCTCCGGGACGCTGAGCGCGCCGGTGAGCGTGGCCGAGCGCAGCTGCGCATACGCGGGCTTCGGGTTGGCGGGGTAGTCCTCGCCGGTGATGGCGCCCAGCAGCCGCCGCAGGCGCACGGCGTTGACGCCGGAGACGTGCTTGTAGAGCGCGTAGGGCTGAAGGCCCCGGCCGAACTTGCGGCACTCGCGCTGGGTGATGAGGTGGCGGAGCCTGTCCCGCCCCACGCCGAGGATGCTCTCCTTGTGGGGGAAGAGGTTCTCGATGACGCGCGGCACGGCGAAGGACGGGTCCTTGAAGCCGACCCAGACCATCTCCGGGTTTTCGTACAGCAGGGGGATGACCTCGCGCGCCTCGCTGGTGAGCCCGCCGCTGCTGGTGGTGAGCAGGTCCAGGTGCGGCAGCACGACGATGCGCTCCCGCACCGCGCCCCGCACCGCGTCCCGGAGCTGCGCGATGAGCGTGGCCATCATGGAGGGCGCCGGCATGCCCGGGGGCGGCTCCTGCGCGGTGCGGCCGTCCAGGTAGAGGAACTGCTTGCCGTCCTTCTTCAGCCTGTCCCGCAGGCACTTGTAGAAGTACGGCGTCAGCTCCTTGTCCGCCTCCACCATGACGGGCAGGCCGCGCAGCAGCGCCTCGCAGACGCGGTTCAGCTCGGCGGGGTAGGCGGCCTCGACGGCGGCGAAGGGGGACAGCTCGGTGGGCAGCGACTCCTCGGGGATGCGCTGGCTCATACGCGCACCTTGATGGTGAGCGAGCCCGTCGCCGCGTCCTCGTGCACCTCCTCGACGGTGCCGAGCTGCCCGGCGCGCACCTTGAGCGCCTCCGCCGTCACCTTGTTGGAGATGGCGTCCAGCTCCGACTTGAGGTCGCGCAGCCGCCCTTCGAGCTTCTGCGTCACCTGCTGGCGCAGCGTCTCCGTGGCGACGTCCGCCGCGTCCTCCAGCCTGGCGCGCGCCAGGTCCTGGGCCCGCAGCTTCGCCTCCTCCACGGCGTGCGGGTTCTCCACGGCCAGCTCGCCCCGGGCCTTCAGCTCCACCTCCTGCTCACCGCTGAGCGTGACGCTGACGTCGCCGGTGGTGACGTCGATGGCGACGCGGACGCCATCCGCCTCCGTGCGCAGGGCGACGTCTCCCTCTTGCGTGAAGCCCCGGTTCGCCAGCTCCGCCGCGAGCAGCCCGGCCAGCTCCGCTTGCGAAAGGAGGGGGAGCAGCTCCAGCTTGGAGCAGAGGCCGTCCTCGGCCTGGACCACGCGGTTGAGGGACTCGGAGACGGAGACTCGGTAGGCGCGGCTCATGGGGCGCTCCCGGCGGTGGAAGGTGGAGGTGCGGCGGCAGCGCCGCTGGCGCTGGTGAGGGCGGTGGCCAGGTGCCGGGCGTGGTCCTCGGCGCGGCGGAAACCGGCTTCGCCGAAGGCGCTCCATTCGGACAGCAGGCGCTGGGCGGTGTCGTAGTCGTCGTCGAAGAAGCGCACCGCGCGGTGTTCGGCGTCCCACCGCGCCAGCCGGCCCAGGATGCGGAGGACGGCGGCGGCGGCCCGGGCCGCCTCGGCGCGCGAGGACAAGGTCGCCGCGGTGGACAGCCCCTCCACCCAGCGCGAGGCGGGCTGCTCCAGCAACGGGCGCGCCGCTTCGAGCAGGAAGCCCGCCAGGTCTCTCCGGCCCGCGCCATCCACCGCGTCCAGGAACGCGGCGAGCACGGCCTCCTGCGCGGTGCCCAGGGCCAGGGCCTCGGCGGGGGAGGCGATGGTGCGCTTGGACTCCTCCAACGCACGCCAGCGCTGCGCGAGCTCCAGGCGCAGCGCCTCCAGCAGCCACGCGCCGTCCGCCAGCAGCGGCGCGAAGGCGGCGGCGTCGAGCTTTGGGCGGTGCGCCCCGAACTGCTCCGGGAAGCCCAGCCAGCAGAGCGCGGAGCGGCGGAAGAGGGGCTGGGCGCCCAGGGCCGGCGCGCAGGGGCTGCCGGCCACCAGGCGGCAGCACAGAAACAGGACGAGCTCGTCGGCGAGCGTGGGCGCGCCGTCCTCGTGGAGCGGCATGGCCCCATGCGCCGTCAGGGGCTGCTCCAGCAGCCACCGCAGGACGAGGAAGGAGCGCGGCGAGAAGCGCAGGGCGGGCGGCGCGTGCCGTTCCCACAGCCGGCCGGAGCGCGGCTGCCCGTCGCGCGCGGTGCGCTGCCGCCGCCAGCCGCCACACCGGACGAGCGCGAGCACGCCGCCCTTGGCGAGCGTGTCCCGCAGGACGTGCATCGCGCCGGGGCTGAGCTTCGCCGGGACGTCGTGCCGGTTGCGGAGCAGGTCCTCCACGGGTGCGTACTGGCCCAGGCCGACGACGGCGCGGGCGAGCGTGAGCAGCTCGAGCTCGGTCGGCGCGACATGAATCATGGGCGGAGCCGGTCGGCGAGCGCGGGCCAGCCGTTGATGACGAGCCTGCCGCCGACGAAGTGCACCTCCGCCGTGTTGGGCGCGGTGAAACACGCGTCATCCGGCGCGTACCGGGCGGTGAAGAAGTGCATCACCTGGTTGCGCGAGCCAATCCACCGCCGCGCCGTCTCCGGCTGCTCCTTCTCGAAGCGGCCGTCCACCAGCAGGTCCACCGTGGCGAGCAGCCGCGCCACGTCCTCGCTTCCCTGGGCCCGCAGCTCCGCGAGCGTGTAGCCGGTGAAGACCATGACGCTCAGCCCTGCGGCGCGGACGCGCTCGCACAGCAGCGCGGCGGGGCCGGCCTGCGAGAAGGGCTCGCCGCCCAGCAGGGTGAGGCCTTCGATGCCGGGCGTGGCCAGCACCTGCCGGGCCAGCGCCTCCACCGGCTCCACCGTGCCGCGCTCGGTCGCGAACATCTCCGGGTTGCAGCACCCCGCGCAGCGCAGGGGGCAGCCCTGGACCCACAGGGCGTAGCGCACACCCGGGCCCTCCGCCTCCGTGCGAGCGACTTTCTGGGCAATCCGGAGCGTCGGGCCGGAGCGGGAGGATGTGCCGTCTGCGAGGACCATGAAGCGCTCCCAGCATGCCAGCAGCGGCGGGGCAGGGGGAGCACCCGGGCAGCTCCCAAGTCTCAAGACGGGCTCGCCGCGGGTTGATACCTTCCGCCGCGCCGCCGTTCATGACTTTTGCCTACATGGCTGAAGTGATGGTTAGCGGATCTTCCCGCGCCGCAATTTGTCAACGTCGCTTCATCCCTCAAGTAGACTGCGGTGGTCATGACGCGGCCTGTGTCCGCCTACGCCCCTCGAAGCGAGCGCAAGCCGTTGTACGTGAAGGTGGTGACGCAGCCGGCGCTCCATGGGTGCTGGGCCGTCAACATCAGCGAAACGGGCATCGGGCTCATCGCCACGCCGCGCGCGGCCTCCGAGGGGCCGCGTGAGGGCGAGGACGTGGAGCTGTCGTTCTCGCTGCCGGACTCGGGTGAGCACATCCGTGTGAGCGGCATGGTGCGGTGGCGGCACGACGCGTCCGGCGCGGTGGCGGCGCTGGGGGTGAGCTTCCGGGCCTTCGAGGAAGCGGATGGCGTGAAGCTGGCGCGCTACCTCGCCTCGTCGCACCTCCAGGTGGTGGTGGCCTTCGCCACCGAGGAGGAGGCGCGGGCGGTGGGCGCCGCGCTGGAGGGCGTGGCCAAGCTCCACTTCGCCGCCGTCCCGGCGGAGGCCCACGCGCTGGTGACGCGCGGGGACGCGGCGTGCCTGGTGGTGTGCGGCCAGGACGAGGAGCAGGCGCTCGCCCTGGTGGATTCCCTGGCCGCCCGGCGCGCGGAGGCGGACCCTTCCGGCGCGGGGCCGCCCAGCGACCTGGCGTCCCGCATCGTCTACTGCGCGCCCGCCGCGCCCGAGCGGCTGGTGGCGCTCTTCAACGCCGGCCGCATCTTCCGCGCGCTGGGGCCCGCGCCCACGCGGGAGGCGCTGTGCCAGGCGGTGCTCCAGGCGGGGCGCGAGCACGGCGTGCGCACCGAGCAGTTGCGCATGGCGCTGGAGCTGGAGCGCGGCCTGCTGCGCGAGCGCGCGCTGGCGCAGGAGCTGCCGCCCGCGCCCGGTGTCCGCGGCGGGGAAGAGGTGGGCTTCCGCAGCGGCGCCATGCAGCGGGTGATGGAGCTCATCCGCCTGGTGGCGCCGCACCGCGTGGCCGTGCTGCTCCAGGGCGAGACGGGCACGGGCAAGGAGGTGCTGGCGCGCATCCTCCACCGGCTCAGCGGCCGGGGGGACGTGCCGCTCGTGGTGCAGGACTGCGGCGCCCTGTCGGAGACGCTGCTGGAGAGCGAGCTGTTCGGCCACGTGAAGGGCGCCTTCACCGGCGCGGTGGCGGACCACCCCGGCCTCTTCGTGCTCGCCAACGGCGGCACCATCTTCCTGGACGAAATCGAGAACACCACCGCCAACCTCCAGGCGAAGCTCCTGCGCGTGCTGGAGACGGGGGACGTGCGCCCGGTGGGCGGCACCCAGGTGCGCCACGTGGACGTGCGCGTGGTGGCCGCCAGCAACAAGGACCTGGGCGAGGAGGTGCGCGCCGGCCGCTTCCGCGCGGACCTCTTCTACCGGCTCAACAGCTTCACGGTGGACATCCCTCCGCTGCGGGACAGGCCGGAGGACGTGCCGGAGCTGGCGCTCTACTTCCTGGAGCTGTTCAACCGCACCCTGCGCCGCTCCGCCAGCGGCATCGCGCCGGACGCGGTGGACGCGCTGCGGGCCTATGCCTGGCCGGGCAACGTGCGCGAGCTGCGCAACGTCCTGGAGCGCTCGGTGCTGCTCTCCCGTCCGGGAGAGGTCGTGTCACCCCGGCTGTTGCCCCCGGCGCTGGGGGCCACCATGGCCCTGCGCAACGAGCCAGGGGGAGATGGCTCGCTGCGCGCGCGGCTGGAGCGGGTGGAGCGCGAGCTCATCCGCGAGGCCCTGGAGCGCCACGGCGGGGTGCTGCGGCGCGCGGCCGTGGCGCTGGGGATGGACCCGGTGACGCTGGGCCGGCGGGCCCGGCGCCACGGCCTGTGGAAGGGCGACGGCTAGCCTCTTCGCGTCAGTGGGCGCGGACCCACTGGAGCAGCGGCCTCCAGACACGCACGCGCGCGTCGTCCGCGAGGAACAGGTCCGCGTGCCCGTAGTCCAGGGCGCGCGCGGCCTCCGGCAGCGTGCGGATGTCGAGGACGGTGACGTCCCGGCTGCCCAGCAGCGTCACGCTGTGCTCGCCGTAGCGGCCCACGCCGCCCGCGGCGCCCACGTACAGCACCGGCACCTTCACGTGGCGCAGGCGGTCATCGTAGGGCACGTCCAGGCCGCAGGCCCACGCCTCCGTCTCCACCACCTCGTTGAGGCTCTGGTAGGGGGCCGCGCGCTGGCCGTATTCGAAGAGGTAGCCCTCGCGGGTGAAGGTGAGCTGCTCCGGCAGGCCCATGGCATCCGGCGTGCTGCCCAGCAGGTGGTAGCCCGGGACGATGGGCTGGAGCGGCGCGAAGAGGACGCTCGTGGCGCCCGCGGCGACGACGGCCAGCTTGCGGTTGGTGGGACGCCCCGTGCCCGGCCCGAAGACGTCGGGCTCCACCAGCAGGGACGGCGCCGTCGGTTCGCTCGCGGCGAGCTGACCGATGGCCCGCAGCATCATCCCCGGCGCCGGCCCGAGCAGGCCGCCCTCCAGCCGGCCCTCCCGGCGCGCGTCGCTCAGCGCCTCGAAGCGCTCGCAGGCCCAGGCCTGCTGCTGGGCGTCCCGCGGCCCGAAGCGCACCGCCATGTCCATGGGGATGAAGCCGTCCACCTGGCGCAGCGCGCGCGGCAGCAGGGCCTCGCGGTTGAGGTACGCGTAACCCACCACCGCGCCCCGGCTCCAGCCCAGCAGGTGCATGTTGCCCAGGAAGTTGCCGCCCGCCAGCCGCATCAGCCGCGCCACGCCCAGGGCCACGCCCACGTCGGTCGCGTGCGTCTCCAGCGTCCAGTTCTTCATGAAGCGAAAGTCCTGCGTCCCCTCCGGCACCCCCGCCCACCGCAGGTCGATGCCCCACACGTCCACGCCCTCCTTCGCCAGGTACGCCGCCAGCGACTGCTCCGGCGGTACGTACGCCGAGCCGACGCTGGAGAGGAACGCGGCCTCGAAGCCCCACCCGTCGCCGTGCACCATGAACACCGCGCGGGACGAGCGCGCCGGCCGCCACGCCCCGTCCTCCTTCACCACCCGGTGCAGGGTGACGACGTCGTGTTCCGTTGGACCCACCCTCAGGCGGTAGCGGTAGTGGGCCACGGCGCCGAAGAGCGCCACGCGCTCGCTGCCTCCCGGATTGCTGGAGCCCAGGAACGCGGCGCTGCTGACGGCGTCCTCCGCCAGCGTCACGCCCTGGAGGGCCGCGGCCTGTGAGACAGCCCGCCGCATGTCATCAGAGGGGGCCGCTTGGGCGCTTCCAGCCAACGACAGACATGCCAACGAGACACAGAGGAAGAACACGGAACGCATACAGACCTCGGATCGGCTGAAGATGTTCGGGGGTGTCGAGTGACCGCCGGCCCATGACGCCCCGGACGTGCCGCGCCTGAGCAGAATTCACGCCAATCAATAAACCCCTGTAACCCCTGGAGTGTTCTCCAGGTTGGGACTTCATGGGTGAAGGCCACTCTGGATCGAACCTCTGACATCCCCTGGTGCCCGGGGTACTTCCGCGCATGCTTCAACGCTGAAGCGCGCGTGTCACCGGTGCGGCTCCCGGGGTGTCACGAGGGAAGACCGGCAGGGATTGAGGGGCGTGGGTGACGAAGGCGCGCAAATGACCACAGGTGCGCAGAACGGGCAAGAGCGGATTGGCGCTCCAGGACGGGCGGACTGACGGGGTCCAGACGGCACCAGGTGACGTGGGCGGGGTGCTGAACACACGCGCCCGTGGGGCTCTCGCCACCCTCCGGGGAGGGGGGCACATGAAAGCCAGACTCCAACCGGGGGCGGCCCATGGTCGAGCAGCGGTTCCAGCGCAATCTGGGGGTGGTGGATGCGGAGACGCTGGACAAGCTGTCACGCACGCATGTGTTGGTGGCGGGGGTGGGCGGCGCGGGCGGGCAGTGCGCGGTGGACCTGGCGCGGCTGGGCTTCGGGAGCGTGACGCTGGCGGACTTCGACGTCTACGAGCGCCACAACATGAACCGGCAGGTGGGCTGCTTCGAGAGCACGCTGGGCCGCTCCAAGGTGGAGGTGGTGGGGCGGATGTGCCGTGACATCCACCCGGCGCTGCGGCTGCGGCAGGTGCCGGAGGGCATCACCGGGGCGAACGTGGAGGACGTGCTCGGCGGGGGCGGCGCGCTGCCGCCGGTGGATTACGTGGTGGAGGTCATCGACATCGCGGGGGCGCGGGAGAAGCAGGTGCTCCACCGCGCGTGCCGCCAGCGCGGCGTGCCGGTGATGACGGGGTTGATGCTGGGCTTCGGCGCGGCGCTGCACGTCTTCCAGCCGGACGCGCCGCTGTACGAGGCGCTGTACCTCCTCCCCGACGGCCGCATCGACCTGCCCGCCATCATCCCCCACCTGGGCAGCTACATGCTCCGCGAGTACATGGACGCGTGCTACCAGGGCCGGGGCCATGCGCCCACCTGCGTGGTGGGCGCGACGAGCGCGGCGGGGATGATGGTGACGGAGCTGACGCGCGCGGTGATGCGGGGCCCCCGGTCCATGGTGTCCTGGCCGGAGTACCTCTACGTGGACTTCTTCGACCACTGCTTCGTGCGGGGCACCGCCGCGCCGGCCCTGCCCGGGCGGGACGCCCTGGCGCCCCGGGCCGCGGAGGTCCCCGCCGCGGGCTGACGGGGCGCGGAGGGCGGGCGGCTCACACGACGCCGCGCGCCCGGGCCTCCTCGATGACCTTCACGCCGTCCACGCCCAGGCTCTTGCCGAGGAAGGGCGCGACCAGGTCGGCGTGCTTGTGCACGCGGTGGAAGGTCTCATCGAAGGTGCGCGTCACCAGGTTGATGCCGGAGATGATGACCCGCTGCAGGTTGTATTGCAGGTCATTGCCTTCGACGATGGCGTGGATCTCCGTGAAGAGCGGGCGCGCGTCCGAATGGAAGGTGGACAGGTTGCGCCGCTGCTCCGAGTTGGGCACGGAGGACTTCGGTGAGAGGCTGGCGACGAGGACGAGCGGGTGCTGGAGCTGCGCGTGCACGCCCTTCATCTGCTGGAAGACGGCGTGAATCTCCTCCTGGCTGGGAGGCGCCTCCCAACGGAGGAAGAACACTCTGCCGATGATGGCGGTCTTGTAGACGGGTGTGGCCATGATGTCCCCCTTGCTGCCAGTACGAACGGCCGTGTCTGGCGGTCTGCGCACCCATTGGCGCGCGTCCTGGGAGCGGAGGGAATCGGACCGCGGGGCGGACCTCCGCGGCCAGACAGTGCCCCGAAGGGCCGCGGGGTGTCCGGCCCCCGACGAATCGGGGGCCGGAAGGGACGTCAGTCGCCGGTGAGCGTGAGCTGCTCGGCCGGCGCGGCGGCGACCTCTTCGGCGGTGAAGAGGATGGGCCGCCACTGCTTCTGGGAGAACAGGCGCGTCTGGTCCGCGTAGTACTCCGAGGCCGGGTCGCTGGACTCGCTGTACGTCAGCAGGGCGTTGGCCGCCACGCCCGTGTCCGTGAACTCCATGGCCATGATGAAGCTGCTGCCGTTGTTGACGACGTAGCCGCCGCGGGACAGGCCCGTGCGCGCGTTGATGACCTCACGCGTGGCGGTGCCGACCTCGGCGGCGGGCGTGGTGGACTTCAGCGTGCCGAAGCCCACGATGTTCGCCGCGCCGTCGTAGTTGGTCGCGCCGTGGATGGGGATGCGCTCGCCGCTCACGCGCGGGGAGAACTGCGCCTCGCCCAGCGGCAGG
Proteins encoded in this window:
- a CDS encoding AAA family ATPase, producing the protein MSQRIPEESLPTELSPFAAVEAAYPAELNRVCEALLRGLPVMVEADKELTPYFYKCLRDRLKKDGKQFLYLDGRTAQEPPPGMPAPSMMATLIAQLRDAVRGAVRERIVVLPHLDLLTTSSGGLTSEAREVIPLLYENPEMVWVGFKDPSFAVPRVIENLFPHKESILGVGRDRLRHLITQRECRKFGRGLQPYALYKHVSGVNAVRLRRLLGAITGEDYPANPKPAYAQLRSATLTGALSVPELELHADIGGYAKVKQRLQQELLDVLSHKDTLSDPEAVKRVEALLPRGMIFWGPPGTGKTLFAKAMASALGAAVQVVSGPELKSRWVGESEENLRQIFVRARQAAPSIIVFDELDSFASARGTYTGSGVEHSMVNQLLTEMDGFRKEELVFVVGTTNFVESLDPALLRPGRFEFQLCIPYPNSADRRAILSIYDQKLGLEMTERALDYAVKRTGDRVEGTGTRFSGDHIQALCRALARRRLREGAQGPTEAVDVERALTEFLDRPELTPTEERVVATHEAGHAVCALFCEHAPAIDRISIRGDLAGSLGHVQYADPAHRYVVTRGQLLDSICMLFGGREAEALLLDDLSLGSAHDLERATEIARELVEDLGMGGDGVPVRRYDAPGRQAERHALSDATRSTLEAAIQEVLAVQRARARDILRREKERLVALRDLLIERKVLDREAFTHLVPATAAPKKEPALG
- a CDS encoding sigma 54-interacting transcriptional regulator, whose product is MTRPVSAYAPRSERKPLYVKVVTQPALHGCWAVNISETGIGLIATPRAASEGPREGEDVELSFSLPDSGEHIRVSGMVRWRHDASGAVAALGVSFRAFEEADGVKLARYLASSHLQVVVAFATEEEARAVGAALEGVAKLHFAAVPAEAHALVTRGDAACLVVCGQDEEQALALVDSLAARRAEADPSGAGPPSDLASRIVYCAPAAPERLVALFNAGRIFRALGPAPTREALCQAVLQAGREHGVRTEQLRMALELERGLLRERALAQELPPAPGVRGGEEVGFRSGAMQRVMELIRLVAPHRVAVLLQGETGTGKEVLARILHRLSGRGDVPLVVQDCGALSETLLESELFGHVKGAFTGAVADHPGLFVLANGGTIFLDEIENTTANLQAKLLRVLETGDVRPVGGTQVRHVDVRVVAASNKDLGEEVRAGRFRADLFYRLNSFTVDIPPLRDRPEDVPELALYFLELFNRTLRRSASGIAPDAVDALRAYAWPGNVRELRNVLERSVLLSRPGEVVSPRLLPPALGATMALRNEPGGDGSLRARLERVERELIREALERHGGVLRRAAVALGMDPVTLGRRARRHGLWKGDG
- a CDS encoding 4Fe-4S single cluster domain-containing protein, whose product is MVLADGTSSRSGPTLRIAQKVARTEAEGPGVRYALWVQGCPLRCAGCCNPEMFATERGTVEPVEALARQVLATPGIEGLTLLGGEPFSQAGPAALLCERVRAAGLSVMVFTGYTLAELRAQGSEDVARLLATVDLLVDGRFEKEQPETARRWIGSRNQVMHFFTARYAPDDACFTAPNTAEVHFVGGRLVINGWPALADRLRP
- a CDS encoding ThiF family adenylyltransferase, which gives rise to MVEQRFQRNLGVVDAETLDKLSRTHVLVAGVGGAGGQCAVDLARLGFGSVTLADFDVYERHNMNRQVGCFESTLGRSKVEVVGRMCRDIHPALRLRQVPEGITGANVEDVLGGGGALPPVDYVVEVIDIAGAREKQVLHRACRQRGVPVMTGLMLGFGAALHVFQPDAPLYEALYLLPDGRIDLPAIIPHLGSYMLREYMDACYQGRGHAPTCVVGATSAAGMMVTELTRAVMRGPRSMVSWPEYLYVDFFDHCFVRGTAAPALPGRDALAPRAAEVPAAG